In Mucilaginibacter celer, one DNA window encodes the following:
- a CDS encoding RNA polymerase sigma-70 factor, with protein sequence MISYNKLSDEELLQLLVEQDTLAFSEIYNRYWSKLIAMAYSHTKEKFAAEEIVQDIFLSVWTRRDIIRIDSLKAYLATAVKFSVFKHQYNKNRQTKVLGELPHQAAPLTDEIVHAKFLEEYINGIVEELPEKCRLIYKHSRHKGMSAKDIAQEMSIAEKTVEAHLTKALKTLRLNLKGFLFLLTILLKLL encoded by the coding sequence ATGATCAGTTATAATAAACTATCCGACGAGGAATTACTGCAACTTTTGGTTGAGCAGGATACCCTCGCCTTTAGTGAAATTTATAACCGGTATTGGAGCAAGCTCATCGCAATGGCCTATAGCCATACCAAAGAAAAATTTGCGGCCGAAGAAATTGTGCAAGACATTTTTTTAAGCGTTTGGACAAGGCGGGATATAATCCGGATCGATTCGTTAAAGGCATACCTGGCAACGGCTGTTAAATTCTCGGTGTTCAAGCATCAGTATAATAAAAACCGCCAAACCAAAGTGTTAGGCGAACTCCCACACCAGGCTGCTCCCCTTACCGACGAAATTGTGCACGCCAAATTTTTGGAAGAGTACATTAACGGCATAGTTGAAGAATTACCCGAAAAATGCCGCCTGATTTATAAACACAGCCGCCACAAAGGCATGTCGGCAAAAGATATCGCCCAGGAAATGTCTATTGCCGAAAAAACAGTGGAGGCTCATCTCACCAAAGCCCTGAAAACTTTGCGGCTTAACTTAAAAGGTTTCTTATTTTTGCTGACGATATTGCTGAAGCTGCTTTAA
- a CDS encoding SusC/RagA family TonB-linked outer membrane protein — protein MKISTLVLALLWCLSFTIIAGDASSQEVLKKHLTISFKNERLGKALDGISKATGVKFTYNGSVANSTVKVSAAVNNQSLNILLDKLLLSTPYNYEALGDEIFIYFDKKKPAVKPTRLLTGFVFNDQEQPLAGAGVKITASGKGVVTDGNGSYQIAVEHDDDLLTFTYVGFKPRQEKAGQNLTLNVKLEADTQQSKLNEVAVVAYGTQRKISLIGAQSTADIDDLKQQPVASFTGLLAGRVSGIVGLQLSGEPGKDASSFYIRGLSSFISSSNISPLTMVDGVERGIDMLNIDDVQSITILKDASATAVYGVIGANGVVLVQTKRGKPGNTRINADYYEGLSKFTRTPAMADGITYMNAVNEALTTRAQAPKYAATYIANTQSGTDPLLYPNVNWLDVLFNKTSHNRKGNVNISGGSASMGYYISASYLNQTGLLKNDMRTGYNSGIDYKRYNFVGNFDFQATQTSRIAVSINGYANKGNYPSQTPAAIFGYAMTVPPTEFPAEYPGGFVPGRTANGSEPNPYGQLTQSGYSVENDSQTNAQVRFTQDLGVLTQGLNLSAMYAYDVNSATSINRYKNPDTWHPDQQNPYNADGSLNLVKTSTGTGDALSFNSVNSGYRNSYAEASLNYDNTFGKSRFGALVLFNQRSAGVYPASAFGDYIPQRRRGLAGRITYAYNNRYFAEVNVGYNGSNNFAPGNRYGFFPAYGAGWMISEESFFSNLKKTVSMLKIRYSDGYVGSDDTAGPRFAYLTILREGSSGYTFGLNREGLAGISVDTYGTNSSWATSHKQNLGMDIELLNQLNLSVDFFKEYRDKVIMQRTSIPLFAGLTTQPFANVGSTRNKGFDITLSGRFKLGKLTTQINGTLSYSNPKIVNNDDQPPPYPWMDKRGHSPIATYGYIADGLFTSQSEIDNSAVPVDKTLIKPGDIKYRDLNHDGKINAYDVTAITDGGLPPLIWGLGFNSAYQNFFLSAFFVGNQNIRKYLGGTAIQPFSTNGGISNAYANITDRWTEANPRQDAFYPRLAYGNAPNVNNTVVSSWWVKDLGFIRLKTLNFGYNLPKLLLSKLKLKSAAVYLEGYNLLTFSKFKLWDPEEGTINGTQYPNVKTLALGLRAAFN, from the coding sequence ATGAAAATCAGCACACTGGTTTTAGCGCTATTGTGGTGTTTGAGTTTTACCATTATTGCAGGCGATGCCAGCAGCCAGGAAGTGCTGAAAAAGCACCTTACCATCAGCTTTAAAAACGAGCGGTTGGGCAAGGCCCTGGATGGCATATCCAAAGCAACAGGCGTAAAATTTACCTATAACGGCTCGGTAGCGAATAGTACGGTTAAGGTTTCGGCTGCTGTTAATAACCAGTCGCTTAACATACTGTTGGATAAACTTTTACTAAGCACCCCCTATAACTATGAGGCTTTGGGCGACGAGATTTTCATCTACTTTGATAAAAAGAAACCTGCCGTAAAACCAACCAGGCTTTTAACCGGCTTTGTATTTAACGATCAGGAACAGCCGCTTGCCGGTGCCGGCGTTAAAATAACAGCATCGGGCAAAGGTGTGGTTACCGATGGTAATGGCAGTTACCAGATAGCGGTGGAACATGACGACGACTTACTAACATTCACCTACGTGGGTTTTAAACCCCGGCAGGAAAAGGCCGGGCAAAACCTTACACTCAACGTTAAGCTTGAAGCCGATACACAGCAAAGCAAACTAAACGAAGTGGCCGTGGTAGCCTACGGCACACAGCGTAAAATAAGCCTGATAGGCGCGCAATCAACCGCCGATATTGATGACTTGAAACAACAACCGGTTGCCAGTTTTACCGGTTTACTTGCCGGCAGGGTTTCGGGCATTGTGGGCCTGCAACTATCCGGCGAACCGGGCAAAGATGCCTCGAGTTTTTACATCCGCGGGCTTTCCAGCTTTATATCCAGCAGCAATATTTCGCCTTTAACTATGGTTGATGGTGTTGAAAGGGGCATTGATATGCTGAATATTGATGATGTTCAATCCATCACTATTTTAAAAGATGCCTCGGCAACGGCGGTATACGGCGTAATAGGTGCCAACGGCGTGGTTTTAGTACAAACCAAACGCGGCAAACCAGGCAACACCCGCATCAATGCCGATTATTATGAGGGCCTGAGCAAATTTACCCGCACCCCGGCTATGGCCGATGGCATTACCTATATGAATGCCGTAAACGAAGCGCTTACCACCCGCGCGCAGGCACCGAAATATGCGGCCACCTACATAGCCAATACCCAAAGCGGTACAGACCCGCTGCTTTACCCCAACGTAAACTGGCTTGATGTTTTGTTTAACAAAACCAGCCATAACCGCAAGGGCAACGTCAACATCAGTGGCGGTTCGGCCAGTATGGGGTATTATATTTCGGCCAGCTATCTTAACCAGACGGGGCTGCTTAAAAACGATATGCGTACCGGGTATAACTCGGGTATTGATTATAAGCGGTACAACTTTGTAGGCAATTTTGATTTTCAGGCCACCCAAACAAGCCGCATAGCGGTTAGCATTAATGGTTATGCCAACAAGGGCAACTACCCTTCACAAACACCGGCAGCTATTTTTGGATATGCCATGACGGTGCCGCCAACCGAGTTCCCGGCCGAATATCCGGGCGGCTTTGTACCCGGTCGCACAGCCAACGGCAGCGAACCTAACCCCTACGGGCAATTAACCCAAAGCGGCTACTCGGTTGAAAACGACAGCCAAACCAACGCGCAGGTAAGGTTTACCCAGGATTTAGGAGTGTTGACCCAAGGCTTGAACCTATCGGCCATGTATGCTTATGACGTTAACAGCGCCACATCCATCAACCGGTACAAAAACCCGGATACCTGGCACCCCGATCAGCAAAACCCGTACAATGCCGATGGCTCCCTAAACCTGGTAAAAACATCAACCGGCACAGGCGATGCGCTAAGTTTTAATTCGGTAAACAGCGGTTATCGCAACAGCTACGCCGAGGCATCGTTAAACTATGATAATACCTTTGGCAAAAGCCGTTTCGGTGCCCTGGTCTTGTTTAACCAGCGTTCGGCGGGCGTATACCCGGCAAGTGCCTTTGGCGATTACATCCCTCAGCGCCGCAGGGGTTTAGCGGGCAGGATTACTTACGCGTATAACAACAGGTACTTTGCCGAAGTAAACGTAGGCTACAATGGCTCCAATAACTTTGCCCCCGGTAACCGCTATGGATTTTTCCCCGCTTACGGCGCAGGATGGATGATCTCGGAAGAGAGCTTTTTCTCAAACTTAAAAAAAACGGTTTCGATGCTGAAAATCCGCTATTCCGACGGTTATGTGGGCAGCGATGATACGGCTGGGCCAAGGTTTGCCTATTTAACTATTTTGCGCGAGGGAAGCAGCGGCTACACCTTTGGGCTTAACCGCGAGGGGCTTGCGGGCATTTCGGTAGATACTTATGGTACCAACAGCAGCTGGGCTACATCGCACAAACAAAACCTGGGTATGGATATCGAACTGTTAAACCAGCTCAATTTATCGGTCGATTTTTTTAAGGAGTACCGCGATAAGGTAATTATGCAACGTACCTCCATCCCTCTCTTCGCGGGCCTTACCACACAGCCTTTTGCCAATGTGGGTTCGACAAGGAATAAAGGCTTTGATATAACCCTGTCGGGCCGGTTTAAACTGGGCAAGCTTACAACGCAAATTAACGGCACATTATCATACAGCAACCCTAAAATAGTTAACAATGATGATCAGCCCCCGCCCTACCCGTGGATGGATAAAAGGGGGCACTCGCCCATTGCTACCTATGGTTATATTGCCGATGGCTTGTTTACCAGCCAAAGCGAAATTGATAACAGCGCCGTGCCGGTTGATAAAACGCTGATAAAGCCGGGCGATATCAAATACCGCGATCTTAACCACGACGGCAAGATAAACGCCTATGATGTCACCGCCATAACCGATGGCGGCTTGCCGCCCTTAATCTGGGGGCTGGGCTTTAACTCAGCTTATCAGAACTTTTTTCTGAGCGCTTTTTTTGTTGGCAACCAAAATATCCGCAAATATCTTGGCGGCACAGCCATTCAGCCATTTTCAACCAACGGGGGCATCAGCAATGCCTACGCCAACATTACCGACCGGTGGACGGAAGCCAACCCGCGCCAGGACGCGTTTTATCCGCGCCTTGCCTATGGCAACGCCCCTAACGTAAACAACACCGTGGTTAGCAGCTGGTGGGTTAAGGATCTGGGCTTTATCCGCCTTAAAACACTCAATTTTGGGTATAACCTGCCAAAACTGTTGCTCAGCAAACTTAAACTTAAAAGCGCTGCGGTTTACCTGGAAGGTTACAACCTGCTAACCTTCAGTAAATTTAAACTGTGGGACCCGGAAGAGGGAACCATAAACGGTACCCAGTATCCTAATGTTAAAACCCTTGCCCTGGGCTTAAGAGCGGCGTTTAATTAA
- a CDS encoding FecR family protein, producing MESAKLNELIKKYMDGTATAAEQDELLQWYRRDEASEDLLSPYENVSKENEAKARLLNNLFPQLAGDARPVPRIGRNKPVWYSVAAAVLIMIGAAAFFISKNSGNNNADNLSYSVIKTARGEHKKLTLADGSVIWLGPEASVKYPVAFSGDTREIDFSGEAFFDIAKDKHHPFIVHTGNTSVKVLGTTFNINTYHNLTVSLLTGKVAFEAGAAKQQLTPGQRIVYTRETGAIKTENIPDAESIAARRDGYYEYKNIRVADVIEDVNRNFNTNIKVEGGVKDCLFYGRLKTGESVNQFVVKLGKIVNAQVINEPNIYMIKGGGCN from the coding sequence ATGGAAAGCGCTAAACTGAACGAGCTGATAAAAAAATACATGGACGGTACCGCCACAGCAGCCGAACAGGACGAGTTGCTGCAATGGTATCGCCGGGATGAAGCAAGCGAAGATTTGCTATCACCTTATGAAAACGTTAGCAAAGAAAACGAAGCGAAAGCAAGGCTTTTAAACAACCTTTTTCCGCAACTTGCCGGTGACGCTCGTCCGGTACCTCGCATAGGCCGCAACAAGCCTGTTTGGTATAGCGTTGCAGCAGCAGTTTTGATTATGATTGGCGCGGCGGCGTTTTTCATTTCGAAAAACAGCGGCAATAATAATGCAGATAACCTAAGCTATAGTGTAATTAAAACCGCGCGCGGCGAGCATAAAAAACTTACGCTTGCTGATGGTTCAGTAATTTGGCTGGGACCGGAAGCCAGTGTAAAATACCCGGTAGCATTTTCGGGTGATACCCGCGAGATTGACTTTAGCGGTGAGGCCTTTTTCGATATCGCTAAAGACAAACACCACCCCTTTATTGTGCACACCGGCAATACCAGTGTAAAAGTGCTTGGTACCACCTTCAATATCAACACTTACCACAACCTTACGGTATCATTACTAACCGGCAAAGTGGCCTTTGAGGCAGGCGCGGCTAAACAGCAATTAACTCCCGGACAAAGAATTGTTTATACACGCGAAACAGGCGCGATCAAAACAGAAAACATACCCGATGCCGAAAGCATCGCCGCAAGGCGCGATGGCTATTACGAGTACAAAAACATACGCGTGGCCGATGTGATAGAAGACGTTAACAGGAATTTTAACACCAATATTAAGGTAGAGGGAGGTGTTAAAGACTGCCTGTTTTACGGCAGGTTGAAAACCGGCGAAAGCGTGAACCAGTTTGTAGTAAAGCTGGGGAAAATTGTAAACGCCCAGGTAATTAACGAGCCTAACATTTACATGATAAAAGGAGGAGGTTGTAACTGA